One genomic window of Kosmotoga olearia TBF 19.5.1 includes the following:
- the istB gene encoding IS21-like element ISKol3 family helper ATPase IstB, with product MKELIAQYCKELRLGKSIVENYQKIQAETNEEFLVKLLKLEIENRRVSRKNRYLKQANFEVMKTFEDYSFENVQIPKSITLEELQEGRFLGKKENLILYGPVGTGKTHMATAIGIAACNREKKVRFYRTATLVNELVEAKSNGTLKRFLKTLRKTDLLICDEWGYIPLDREGAQLLFQVIAERYERNSVIITTNLEFSKWNGIFYDEKLTSAIIDRLIHHCHLFVFAGKSYRLEHSSIKT from the coding sequence ATGAAAGAACTCATCGCTCAATACTGCAAAGAACTGAGATTGGGAAAAAGTATAGTGGAAAACTACCAAAAGATACAGGCAGAAACCAACGAGGAATTCCTGGTGAAACTACTGAAGCTGGAGATTGAAAACAGACGGGTATCACGTAAAAATCGTTATCTAAAACAGGCGAATTTCGAGGTAATGAAAACCTTCGAAGACTACAGTTTTGAAAACGTACAGATACCCAAGAGTATAACATTGGAAGAATTACAAGAAGGGAGGTTTCTGGGAAAGAAAGAGAACCTAATACTGTATGGCCCTGTAGGAACAGGAAAAACACACATGGCAACAGCCATAGGTATCGCAGCTTGTAACCGGGAAAAGAAAGTCAGATTTTACAGAACGGCCACACTGGTAAATGAACTTGTGGAAGCAAAAAGCAACGGAACATTGAAGAGGTTCTTGAAGACACTCAGAAAGACAGATTTGCTCATATGCGACGAATGGGGTTACATACCTTTAGACCGGGAAGGAGCGCAACTCTTGTTTCAAGTGATTGCGGAAAGATATGAGAGGAACAGCGTAATAATCACAACGAACCTTGAGTTCAGCAAATGGAATGGGATATTCTACGATGAGAAACTCACCAGTGCCATAATAGACAGATTGATTCACCATTGCCATTTATTCGTATTTGCAGGCAAGAGTTACCGATTGGAACATTCGAGTATTAAGACTTAA
- a CDS encoding SpoIIE family protein phosphatase produces MPIRAGVTVKQLNKYGEELCGDTVKIKKISGATIVVLSDGLGSGVKARILSSLTCEIIVTLFEQGIDLKETVHTLAKTLPVCKVRGIAYSTFTICIVNEDGEVRIINYDGPPPVIIKRGQLIDPRTLGAYKNIEGRKILDVRFKGDPGDAIFMMSDGVLHAGLGNLMNFGWGWENVAEYLRKAFVKYDSSRKAVENVMELTNNYYGGQPGDDSTLVGIRIKEKKNLVIFTGPPLDPAMDSYVVNRFLSHKDATKVVCGGTTGNIVARELGQEIEVDLSTMLDDVPPVGKLEGVDLVAEGVLTLKKVIAILKKYGVDAESIPHGKDGATLMARMLAESEEITLMVGQRINPFYQNPSLPFDMSVRHNLITELVSILEKAGKKVTVEYF; encoded by the coding sequence TTGCCGATTAGGGCAGGGGTGACAGTTAAACAACTGAATAAATATGGAGAAGAACTTTGTGGTGATACGGTAAAGATTAAGAAGATTTCTGGTGCGACTATCGTAGTCCTTTCAGATGGTTTGGGAAGCGGAGTTAAAGCGAGGATACTTTCTTCCCTGACATGTGAGATAATCGTCACGCTTTTCGAACAGGGAATAGATTTAAAAGAAACGGTACATACTCTTGCTAAAACGCTTCCTGTGTGTAAAGTACGAGGAATAGCCTATTCAACCTTTACGATATGTATTGTTAATGAAGATGGCGAGGTTCGTATAATAAATTACGATGGCCCACCGCCTGTGATTATAAAGCGTGGTCAATTGATAGATCCGCGAACTTTAGGAGCCTATAAAAACATTGAAGGCAGGAAGATTCTTGATGTTCGTTTTAAAGGAGACCCCGGAGACGCGATTTTCATGATGTCTGACGGTGTTTTACATGCAGGCCTTGGAAACCTTATGAACTTTGGGTGGGGTTGGGAAAACGTCGCAGAATACCTGCGAAAAGCCTTTGTCAAATATGATTCCTCCAGGAAAGCTGTGGAAAATGTGATGGAACTTACCAACAATTACTACGGCGGACAGCCTGGAGATGACTCAACACTTGTTGGAATAAGAATAAAGGAAAAGAAGAATTTGGTGATATTTACCGGTCCGCCCCTTGATCCAGCGATGGATAGCTACGTTGTCAACCGCTTCCTTTCCCATAAAGACGCAACAAAGGTTGTGTGTGGCGGAACAACAGGAAATATTGTTGCCAGAGAGTTAGGACAGGAAATAGAGGTTGACCTTTCGACAATGCTTGATGACGTTCCTCCAGTGGGAAAGTTGGAAGGAGTTGATCTTGTCGCTGAAGGTGTTCTCACATTGAAAAAAGTGATAGCCATTCTTAAGAAATATGGTGTGGATGCTGAGAGCATCCCTCATGGCAAGGATGGAGCCACCCTGATGGCGAGGATGCTAGCAGAAAGTGAAGAAATAACTCTAATGGTTGGCCAAAGAATAAATCCATTTTATCAGAATCCTTCTCTTCCCTTTGACATGTCAGTAAGGCATAATCTTATTACTGAGCTCGTTTCAATTCTAGAAAAAGCCGGGAAGAAAGTTACGGTCGAATATTTTTAG
- a CDS encoding 4Fe-4S dicluster domain-containing protein, translating to MRNVITTELTKLRRQIYIKLLQKIISGKYNEIPKISKEIIKEGSIPQGQDVYKTKITIDETIKIILGTDYSKTKDLELYELIPEMEAILKGESPLMNKSGKVINIIREICDGCPLPSYHITDMCRNCSAKYCINSCPRNAIPIVDGKPKIDSEKCVGCGLCAKNCPYGAIIKIQRPCVSACAVGATYSDENGFVLIDDEKCVQCGECAVACPFGAIVESSSIGQVAVRLGKEPMVAIFAPASVAQFGPRVSLGQFKKALKEVGFVDAFEVAIGADMVAKEEAEYVEENLERLGFITTSCCPAFKRMIETRFPELVEHISPSLSPMHMLAKKIKEDYPNAKVVFIGPCIAKKYEVTLQPYTDYALTYEEIASIFAVKGIEPANVEEEELNNATPYGRLFATSGGVAEAVKSFANKEFETVVCSGLKECIQTLEKAKKGEVKGLIEGMSCEGGCISGTRVMVNPRIAMSNLKRLFKVEET from the coding sequence ATGAGAAACGTAATAACAACAGAACTTACAAAACTTAGAAGGCAAATTTATATCAAACTGCTTCAGAAAATAATTTCGGGTAAGTACAACGAGATTCCCAAGATATCGAAAGAAATAATCAAAGAGGGAAGCATCCCGCAAGGTCAAGATGTTTACAAAACAAAGATAACGATTGATGAAACAATCAAGATTATTCTCGGGACGGATTATTCTAAAACCAAAGATCTGGAGCTATATGAGCTAATACCGGAAATGGAAGCGATACTCAAAGGTGAAAGTCCCTTAATGAACAAAAGCGGGAAAGTTATAAATATAATCAGGGAAATATGTGATGGATGTCCACTACCGAGTTATCATATCACAGACATGTGCCGTAATTGTTCGGCGAAATACTGTATAAATAGCTGTCCGAGAAATGCCATTCCAATTGTTGACGGAAAACCAAAAATAGATTCGGAAAAATGTGTCGGTTGTGGACTCTGTGCGAAGAACTGTCCTTATGGTGCCATAATAAAAATTCAACGCCCGTGTGTTTCAGCATGTGCCGTTGGCGCTACATACTCAGATGAAAATGGCTTTGTTTTAATTGACGATGAAAAATGCGTTCAGTGTGGAGAATGTGCGGTAGCATGTCCCTTCGGGGCAATAGTTGAAAGCTCTTCGATCGGTCAGGTCGCTGTCAGGCTTGGAAAAGAACCGATGGTGGCCATATTTGCCCCGGCTTCAGTGGCACAGTTTGGACCAAGGGTCTCGCTTGGTCAATTCAAAAAAGCCCTCAAAGAAGTGGGCTTCGTTGATGCTTTTGAGGTTGCCATTGGAGCGGATATGGTAGCCAAAGAAGAAGCGGAATATGTGGAAGAGAATCTTGAAAGGCTTGGGTTCATAACCACTTCCTGTTGTCCGGCTTTCAAAAGAATGATAGAAACGAGATTTCCAGAACTTGTCGAACATATTTCGCCTTCCCTTTCTCCAATGCACATGCTTGCTAAAAAGATTAAGGAAGACTATCCAAACGCCAAGGTTGTTTTTATAGGACCATGTATAGCAAAGAAATATGAAGTTACCCTTCAACCATATACCGATTATGCACTGACATATGAAGAAATTGCCTCCATATTTGCGGTTAAAGGGATAGAACCAGCAAATGTAGAAGAGGAAGAACTCAATAACGCAACTCCTTATGGAAGACTGTTTGCTACCTCTGGCGGAGTGGCTGAAGCAGTTAAAAGCTTCGCAAACAAAGAGTTCGAAACAGTTGTCTGTTCAGGGTTAAAAGAGTGCATACAAACATTAGAAAAAGCAAAAAAGGGCGAAGTAAAAGGATTAATTGAAGGAATGAGCTGTGAAGGTGGCTGTATTTCTGGAACAAGAGTGATGGTAAATCCTCGAATCGCAATGTCAAACCTGAAAAGGCTCTTCAAAGTTGAGGAAACTTGA
- a CDS encoding NAD(P)H-dependent oxidoreductase subunit E yields MKVKVCVGTMCHLMGASEILTVIQEIADNDPNIELVAVTCPGYCHVGKKPPIIEINGQVYENVTVESVYHILKEVDK; encoded by the coding sequence ATGAAAGTCAAAGTATGTGTCGGAACGATGTGTCATTTGATGGGAGCCAGTGAAATATTGACTGTGATACAGGAAATCGCCGATAATGATCCCAACATAGAATTAGTTGCTGTAACGTGCCCAGGATACTGCCATGTCGGGAAAAAGCCTCCAATAATAGAAATAAATGGTCAGGTATATGAGAATGTCACTGTTGAGAGCGTCTACCATATATTGAAAGAGGTGGACAAATGA
- a CDS encoding HAD-IA family hydrolase — MNPETVDIIHELKQKIRVVLGTNTIDSHYKVHINRGDYSIFQKVYASNVIGYAKPDINFYKYILDSEKIEPSECILIDDSPKNVEAANSIGINGIVFSDAQSLRRILSNKYKLLN; from the coding sequence ATAAACCCGGAAACTGTGGATATTATTCACGAACTTAAACAGAAAATCCGTGTGGTGCTCGGGACGAATACTATTGATTCTCATTATAAAGTGCATATTAATAGAGGCGATTATTCCATTTTTCAGAAAGTTTATGCTTCTAACGTCATTGGTTACGCAAAACCAGATATAAACTTCTACAAGTATATTCTCGATTCAGAAAAAATTGAGCCTTCCGAATGTATTTTAATCGATGATTCACCTAAAAACGTTGAAGCTGCAAATTCTATTGGTATAAACGGGATTGTCTTCTCCGACGCACAATCCTTGAGAAGAATTCTTTCCAACAAATATAAACTTCTAAACTAG